The Chloracidobacterium sp. genome includes a window with the following:
- the cobT gene encoding nicotinate-nucleotide--dimethylbenzimidazole phosphoribosyltransferase — protein MTPWLKSLTEGIQPPDQTFAAKARARQVELVKPPGSLGRLETLATQLAAIQRTEQPQVRPRAIVVFCADHGVCAEGVSAFPSRITHQHLRNFIGGRAAVAVLAEMTQSELVVCDVGVDADVSGLPGVRHRKVRRGARNFAVEPALTPAEVEQAVRVGFETISELAERGIRAVAVGEMGIGNTTAAAAVTAALTGQPPEAVTGAGSGLAPEGLARKIAVVRQALEQRQPRAAEPLDILAKVGGLDVAAMCGAYLGCAACGCVAVVDGFVSTAAAALSVACAPVAREYMVFGHRSTEPGHQVLLSFLEATPLLHLDMRLGEASGAALALTILEAACRLHGNMATFREAQME, from the coding sequence ATGACGCCCTGGCTGAAAAGTCTTACCGAAGGCATCCAGCCTCCTGACCAAACGTTCGCCGCCAAGGCGCGGGCGCGACAGGTGGAACTGGTCAAACCGCCAGGCAGTCTGGGACGGCTTGAAACGTTGGCTACTCAGCTTGCGGCCATCCAAAGGACCGAACAGCCGCAGGTTCGGCCGCGCGCCATTGTTGTGTTTTGTGCCGATCATGGGGTGTGCGCTGAAGGCGTCAGCGCTTTTCCGTCACGGATCACCCATCAGCATTTGCGGAACTTTATCGGCGGCAGAGCGGCCGTCGCCGTCCTTGCGGAAATGACCCAGAGTGAGTTGGTCGTTTGCGACGTTGGCGTGGACGCCGATGTTTCCGGTTTGCCCGGTGTTCGGCATCGTAAGGTGCGACGCGGCGCACGTAACTTTGCCGTCGAGCCGGCGCTGACGCCGGCGGAAGTTGAGCAGGCTGTTCGCGTCGGCTTTGAAACCATCAGTGAACTGGCCGAACGGGGCATACGTGCGGTCGCCGTCGGTGAAATGGGCATTGGTAACACGACAGCGGCGGCGGCCGTCACAGCGGCGTTGACCGGACAGCCGCCGGAAGCAGTGACCGGGGCTGGAAGCGGCCTTGCACCGGAAGGTCTGGCACGCAAAATCGCTGTCGTTCGACAGGCGCTGGAACAGCGCCAACCACGCGCTGCTGAGCCGCTTGACATCCTTGCAAAGGTAGGCGGCCTGGATGTGGCGGCGATGTGCGGCGCGTACTTGGGCTGCGCCGCCTGTGGCTGCGTCGCCGTGGTGGACGGCTTTGTTTCAACAGCGGCGGCGGCGCTGTCCGTCGCCTGTGCGCCAGTGGCGCGTGAGTATATGGTGTTTGGGCATCGTTCAACCGAGCCAGGGCATCAAGTCCTTCTTAGTTTTTTGGAAGCGACGCCACTCCTACACCTTGACATGCGGCTTGGCGAGGCGAGCGGCGCAGCGTTGGCGTTGACCATCCTTGAAGCGGCCTGTCGGCTGCACGGCAATATGGCAACCTTCCGTGAAGCGCAAATGGAGTAA